From one Rattus norvegicus strain BN/NHsdMcwi chromosome 7, GRCr8, whole genome shotgun sequence genomic stretch:
- the Apba3 gene encoding amyloid-beta A4 precursor protein-binding family A member 3 isoform X2 — MEFLPEPQHPPGPPTMDLEEPKGPEVPSEDHPSNTQWALGPRGPDTLSEMELDTSSVRALVQQLEALPSDLGGQFPDGAPCPLHIATGQGLATQENLDAGGLLSAEAGGDNLLGLLRCEASLPAQSVPPDPAQAAPRLLQPPEDPGGDPGWMEGTEPADNRSSSSSPELWLETAPLVTHRDPPVGTQSQETLASCPAVSEVPGPCGQEELMDGVLFGAKYLGSTQLLSERNPPPSTRMGQAQEAMDRVKAPEGETQPMTEVDIFISTKRVKVLAADSQDALMDHALQTISYIADIGPVLVLMARRRLAKRTTSQDRQRQLYKMLCHVFHSEDAQLIAQAIGQAFSIAYSQFLQENRIDPSQVGMQPSASASHPHNGDLDHFCNSQNCREVCIQKRPGEGLGVALVESGWGSLLPTAVIANLLHGGPAERCGALSIGDRVTAINGTSLVGLSLAACQAAVREVRRHSSVTLSIIHCPPVTTAVIHRPHVREQLGFCVENGIICSLLRGSAAERGGVRVGHRIIEVNGQSVVAMPHARIIQLLTETREIHIKTMPAATYRLLTGQEQPVYL, encoded by the exons CCCAAAGGCCCCGAGGTTCCCTCTGAGGACCATCCCTCTAACACGCAGTGGGCCTTAGGGCCCAGAGGCCCCGATACCCTGAGCGAGATGGAGCTGGACACATCCAGTGTGCGGGCGCTGGTTCAGCAGTTGGAAGCTTTGCCCAGCGACCTGGGTGGCCAGTTCCCAGATGGAGCCCCCTGTCCCCTGCACATTGCCACTGGCCAAGGCCTAGCCACCCAGGAGAATTTGGATGCTGGTGGGCTCCTGTCAGCCGAGGCAGGTGGGGACAACCTTCTGGGTCTGCTGAGGTGTGAGGCCTCTTTGCCTGCCCAATCCGTTCCCCCAGATCCTGCACAGGCTGCACCCCGCCTTCTGCAGCCACCAGAGGACCCCGGTGGGGACCCTGGATGGATGGAAGGGACAGAGCCAGCAGACAACAGGAGTTCCAGCAGCTCCCCGGAGCTGTGGCTAGAGACAGCACCCCTGGTGACACATCGAGATCCACCCGTGGGTACCCAG AGCCAGGAGACCCTGGCTTCGTGCCCTGCCGTCTCCGAGG TTCCAGGTCCCTGTGGACAGGAGGAGCTCATGGACGGAGTCCTCTTCGGGGCGAAATACCTGGGCTCCACCCAGCTGCTGTCTGAGCGCAACCCGCCGCCCAGCACACGCATGGGGCAGGCGCAGGAGGCCATGGATCGGGTCAAG GCCCCTGAAGGTGAGACCCAGCCCATGACCGAGGTAGACATCTTTATCTCCACTAAGCGCGTGAAAGTGCTGGCTGCTGACTCCCAG GATGCCCTGATGGACCATGCCCTGCAGACCATCTCCTACATCGCGGACATTGGGCCTGTGCTGGTCTTGATGGCGCGCAGGCGGCTGGCCAAGAGGACAACTTCTCAGGACCGCCAGCGGCAGCTCTACAAGATGCTATGCCATGTCTTCCATTCAGAGGAT GCCCAGCTCATTGCGCAAGCCATCGGTCAGGCCTTCAGTATCGCCTACAGCCAGTTCCTGCAGGAGAACAGAATCGACCCCAGCCAGGTGGGCATGCAGCCTTCAGCCTCTGCCAGTCACCCACACAATGGCGACCTGGACCACTTCTGCAACAGCCAGAACTGCAGGGAG GTTTGCATCCAGAAGCGGCCTGGGGAGGGCCTGGGTGTCGCGCTGGTTGAGTCAGGCTGGGGCTCGCTGCTGCCCACCGCGGTCATTGCCAACCTCCTCCACGGGGGCCCTGCCGAGCGCTGCGGGGCCCTGAGCATAGGGGACCGTGTCACTGCCATCAACGGAACCAGCCTGGTGGGGCTGTCGCTGGCCGCCTGCCAGGCCGCTGTGCGC GAGGTACGGCGACACTCATCCGTGACGCTGAGTATCATCCATTGCCCACCAGTCACCACGGCCGTCATCCACCGGCCCCACGTGCGCGAGCAGCTGGGCTTCTGTGTGGAGAACGGCATT ATTTGCAGCCTGCTGCGTGGGAGTGCGGCTGAGCGTGGTGGAGTCCGCGTTGGACACCGCATCATTGAGGTCAATGGGCAGAGTGTGGTGGCCATGCCCCACGCGCGCATTATCCAGCTGCTCACAGAGACAAGAGAA ATCCACATCAAGACCATGCCAGCTGCCACCTACCGACTGCTCACGGGACAGGAACAGCCAGTATACCTGTGA
- the Apba3 gene encoding amyloid-beta A4 precursor protein-binding family A member 3 (The RefSeq protein has 3 substitutions compared to this genomic sequence), protein MEFLPEPQHPPGPPTMDLEEPKGPEVPSEDHPSNTQGALGPRGPDTLSEMELDTSSVRALVQQLEALPSDLGGQFPDGAPCPLHIATGQGLATQENLDAGGLLSAEAGGDNLLGLLRCEASLPAQSVPPDPAQAAPRLLQPPEDPGGDPGWMEGTEPADNRSSSSSPELWLETAPLVTHRDPPVGTQSQETLASCPAVSEVPGPCGQEELMDGVLFGAKYLGSTQLLSERNPPPSTRMGQAQEAMDRVKAPEGESQPMTEVDIFISTKRVKVLAADSQDALMDHALQTISYIADIGPVLVLMARRRLAKRTTSQDRQRQLYKMLCHVFHSEDAQLIAQAIGQAFSIAYSQFLQENGIDPSQVGMQPSASASHPHNGDLDHFCNSQNCREVCIQKRPGEGLGVALVESGWGSLLPTAVIANLLHGGPAERCGALSIGDRVTAINGTSLVGLSLAACQAAVREVRRHSSVTLSIIHCPPVTTAVIHRPHVREQLGFCVENGIICSLLRGSAAERGGVRVGHRIIEVNGQSVVAMPHARIIQLLTETREIHIKTMPAATYRLLTGQEQPVYL, encoded by the exons CCCAAAGGCCCCGAGGTTCCCTCTGAGGACCATCCCTCTAACACGCAGTGGGCCTTAGGGCCCAGAGGCCCCGATACCCTGAGCGAGATGGAGCTGGACACATCCAGTGTGCGGGCGCTGGTTCAGCAGTTGGAAGCTTTGCCCAGCGACCTGGGTGGCCAGTTCCCAGATGGAGCCCCCTGTCCCCTGCACATTGCCACTGGCCAAGGCCTAGCCACCCAGGAGAATTTGGATGCTGGTGGGCTCCTGTCAGCCGAGGCAGGTGGGGACAACCTTCTGGGTCTGCTGAGGTGTGAGGCCTCTTTGCCTGCCCAATCCGTTCCCCCAGATCCTGCACAGGCTGCACCCCGCCTTCTGCAGCCACCAGAGGACCCCGGTGGGGACCCTGGATGGATGGAAGGGACAGAGCCAGCAGACAACAGGAGTTCCAGCAGCTCCCCGGAGCTGTGGCTAGAGACAGCACCCCTGGTGACACATCGAGATCCACCCGTGGGTACCCAG AGCCAGGAGACCCTGGCTTCGTGCCCTGCCGTCTCCGAGG TTCCAGGTCCCTGTGGACAGGAGGAGCTCATGGACGGAGTCCTCTTCGGGGCGAAATACCTGGGCTCCACCCAGCTGCTGTCTGAGCGCAACCCGCCGCCCAGCACACGCATGGGGCAGGCGCAGGAGGCCATGGATCGGGTCAAG GCCCCTGAAGGTGAGACCCAGCCCATGACCGAGGTAGACATCTTTATCTCCACTAAGCGCGTGAAAGTGCTGGCTGCTGACTCCCAG GATGCCCTGATGGACCATGCCCTGCAGACCATCTCCTACATCGCGGACATTGGGCCTGTGCTGGTCTTGATGGCGCGCAGGCGGCTGGCCAAGAGGACAACTTCTCAGGACCGCCAGCGGCAGCTCTACAAGATGCTATGCCATGTCTTCCATTCAGAGGAT GCCCAGCTCATTGCGCAAGCCATCGGTCAGGCCTTCAGTATCGCCTACAGCCAGTTCCTGCAGGAGAACAGAATCGACCCCAGCCAGGTGGGCATGCAGCCTTCAGCCTCTGCCAGTCACCCACACAATGGCGACCTGGACCACTTCTGCAACAGCCAGAACTGCAGGGAG GTTTGCATCCAGAAGCGGCCTGGGGAGGGCCTGGGTGTCGCGCTGGTTGAGTCAGGCTGGGGCTCGCTGCTGCCCACCGCGGTCATTGCCAACCTCCTCCACGGGGGCCCTGCCGAGCGCTGCGGGGCCCTGAGCATAGGGGACCGTGTCACTGCCATCAACGGAACCAGCCTGGTGGGGCTGTCGCTGGCCGCCTGCCAGGCCGCTGTGCGC GAGGTACGGCGACACTCATCCGTGACGCTGAGTATCATCCATTGCCCACCAGTCACCACGGCCGTCATCCACCGGCCCCACGTGCGCGAGCAGCTGGGCTTCTGTGTGGAGAACGGCATT ATTTGCAGCCTGCTGCGTGGGAGTGCGGCTGAGCGTGGTGGAGTCCGCGTTGGACACCGCATCATTGAGGTCAATGGGCAGAGTGTGGTGGCCATGCCCCACGCGCGCATTATCCAGCTGCTCACAGAGACAAGAGAA ATCCACATCAAGACCATGCCAGCTGCCACCTACCGACTGCTCACGGGACAGGAACAGCCAGTATACCTGTGA
- the Apba3 gene encoding amyloid-beta A4 precursor protein-binding family A member 3 isoform X1, translated as MEFLPEPQHPPGPPTMDLEEPKGPEVPSEDHPSNTQWALGPRGPDTLSEMELDTSSVRALVQQLEALPSDLGGQFPDGAPCPLHIATGQGLATQENLDAGGLLSAEAGGDNLLGLLRCEASLPAQSVPPDPAQAAPRLLQPPEDPGGDPGWMEGTEPADNRSSSSSPELWLETAPLVTHRDPPVGTQSQETLASCPAVSEVPGPCGQEELMDGVLFGAKYLGSTQLLSERNPPPSTRMGQAQEAMDRVKAPEGETQPMTEVDIFISTKRVKVLAADSQDALMDHALQTISYIADIGPVLVLMARRRLAKRTTSQDRQRQLYKMLCHVFHSEDAQLIAQAIGQAFSIAYSQFLQENRIDPSQVGMQPSASASHPHNGDLDHFCNSQNCREVCIQKRPGEGLGVALVESGWGSLLPTAVIANLLHGGPAERCGALSIGDRVTAINGTSLVGLSLAACQAAVREVRRHSSVTLSIIHCPPVTTAVIHRPHVREQLGFCVENGIICSLLRGSAAERGGVRVGHRIIEVNGQSVVAMPHARIIQLLTETREVCVGHLTRSPDPVTNTLTLLPDSSPLIPRSTSRPCQLPPTDCSRDRNSQYTCDRPAHMCLRPAHVCLRPATVTPRPAGTKESSVLCYFLM; from the exons CCCAAAGGCCCCGAGGTTCCCTCTGAGGACCATCCCTCTAACACGCAGTGGGCCTTAGGGCCCAGAGGCCCCGATACCCTGAGCGAGATGGAGCTGGACACATCCAGTGTGCGGGCGCTGGTTCAGCAGTTGGAAGCTTTGCCCAGCGACCTGGGTGGCCAGTTCCCAGATGGAGCCCCCTGTCCCCTGCACATTGCCACTGGCCAAGGCCTAGCCACCCAGGAGAATTTGGATGCTGGTGGGCTCCTGTCAGCCGAGGCAGGTGGGGACAACCTTCTGGGTCTGCTGAGGTGTGAGGCCTCTTTGCCTGCCCAATCCGTTCCCCCAGATCCTGCACAGGCTGCACCCCGCCTTCTGCAGCCACCAGAGGACCCCGGTGGGGACCCTGGATGGATGGAAGGGACAGAGCCAGCAGACAACAGGAGTTCCAGCAGCTCCCCGGAGCTGTGGCTAGAGACAGCACCCCTGGTGACACATCGAGATCCACCCGTGGGTACCCAG AGCCAGGAGACCCTGGCTTCGTGCCCTGCCGTCTCCGAGG TTCCAGGTCCCTGTGGACAGGAGGAGCTCATGGACGGAGTCCTCTTCGGGGCGAAATACCTGGGCTCCACCCAGCTGCTGTCTGAGCGCAACCCGCCGCCCAGCACACGCATGGGGCAGGCGCAGGAGGCCATGGATCGGGTCAAG GCCCCTGAAGGTGAGACCCAGCCCATGACCGAGGTAGACATCTTTATCTCCACTAAGCGCGTGAAAGTGCTGGCTGCTGACTCCCAG GATGCCCTGATGGACCATGCCCTGCAGACCATCTCCTACATCGCGGACATTGGGCCTGTGCTGGTCTTGATGGCGCGCAGGCGGCTGGCCAAGAGGACAACTTCTCAGGACCGCCAGCGGCAGCTCTACAAGATGCTATGCCATGTCTTCCATTCAGAGGAT GCCCAGCTCATTGCGCAAGCCATCGGTCAGGCCTTCAGTATCGCCTACAGCCAGTTCCTGCAGGAGAACAGAATCGACCCCAGCCAGGTGGGCATGCAGCCTTCAGCCTCTGCCAGTCACCCACACAATGGCGACCTGGACCACTTCTGCAACAGCCAGAACTGCAGGGAG GTTTGCATCCAGAAGCGGCCTGGGGAGGGCCTGGGTGTCGCGCTGGTTGAGTCAGGCTGGGGCTCGCTGCTGCCCACCGCGGTCATTGCCAACCTCCTCCACGGGGGCCCTGCCGAGCGCTGCGGGGCCCTGAGCATAGGGGACCGTGTCACTGCCATCAACGGAACCAGCCTGGTGGGGCTGTCGCTGGCCGCCTGCCAGGCCGCTGTGCGC GAGGTACGGCGACACTCATCCGTGACGCTGAGTATCATCCATTGCCCACCAGTCACCACGGCCGTCATCCACCGGCCCCACGTGCGCGAGCAGCTGGGCTTCTGTGTGGAGAACGGCATT ATTTGCAGCCTGCTGCGTGGGAGTGCGGCTGAGCGTGGTGGAGTCCGCGTTGGACACCGCATCATTGAGGTCAATGGGCAGAGTGTGGTGGCCATGCCCCACGCGCGCATTATCCAGCTGCTCACAGAGACAAGAGAAGTATGTGTGGGTCACCTGACCCGGTCACCTGACCCTGTCACCAACACCCTGACCCTTCTACCAGACTCTTCACCTCTGATCCCTAGATCCACATCAAGACCATGCCAGCTGCCACCTACCGACTGCTCACGGGACAGGAACAGCCAGTATACCTGTGATCGCCCCGCCCACATGTGCCTTCGCCCCGCCCACGTGTGCCTTCGCCCCGCCACCGTCACCCCTCGGCCGGCGGGGACCAAAGAATCCTCAGTCTTGTGCTATTTTCTAatgtaa